GGAGAATACATGTCTACGGAATCGTTTAACCGTTTGCGGGGAAGAAGGTTGACCTCGGTTGTCATGCCGGGCCCGGATCGTCTGGTTGAGTTGCATTGGGCCAAGTCCGGTCCGGACGGGGCGGAGGACACACTGCTTCTCATCGTCTCTTGGACCGGCGCAGCGGGGAATCTCTGGCTGGTCGATCCCACCGATCGGGGAATTCTCGAGTATGGCCACCGGCCGAAAGATGGTCCTCCCCGCGCCATGTTCGTGGCCCCACCGGTGCCAGCTTTGGCCGACTGGCGAACACTGACGTTCTCTGACTACTTGCATCTGCGCCGACAGAATGCGGACCTCCCGGCACAGGTCTTCTGGCATCGCCACATCTGGGGAATCGACGCCGCACTGGCCCGACAGATTGCTCAGCAGATGACGGCATCGACGCAGTCCGAAGCGACAGTTGAACCGTCATGGTCACCGATCTACTGGCGCGAGTTCGAGAATCTTGTCGGCACGCTCAGAATGGCCACCGCACCTGACGGCACCATATTCCTGCCCGCCGACGACTGGAACGCAGAGCACATACGCGTCGCCGCCGCCGCAGACATGGTCCCCGACCAAGCCGTCTGTCGGCCATTGGCCGGCCTGCTGGCACTCTGCGATCTGCATGCCGGTCGCGAAGTTGAAGGGAAGGACTCGGAAGCGGCGCTGAACACGGCAATCGACAGGCGCCGGAACGAATTGGGACGGCGAGTCGCCGCACTGCAGCAGGCCATCGACCGCGAGGGTGAGGCACGGCAGTGGCAACACTGTTGCGAACTCTTAAACGCCTATCGGCAACTACTGAGACGGGGAATGCCGCAACTGAACGTCGCCGACTGGGAGACAGGGACGTCGATCAGCATCCCCCTCGATCCGGCGTTGGGGCCGCAGGAGAACATCGCCGCCGCCCACGAACGCGCCCGACGGCTCAGACGGGCGGCCGAACGAGCCCGGTCACAAATCGATGCCGTGCGCCGAGAGCACGAACGCTGGACAAGGGTCAGCGCCGCGATGCTGGACAAGACTCCCTCCGAAACACTCGTGGCCGAAGTGTCCGCCGAGCTTGGTTTGAGCCGCCCATCGACACGGCCACGGGTGGCGCGGCCCGAGCCCCGGCTTCCCTATCGCGAGTTTGCCATCGGGATCGACCGAGTTTGGGTCGGCCGTTCCAGCCGCGACAATGATACCCTCACGCTCCACCATGCCCGTCCCGACGATCTCTTTCTGCACGCCCAAGCGTGCCCGGGGTCCCATGTGATTCTGAAACGCCGCCAACGGGGCATCGACTTTGATCAGCAGACGATCGTGGCCGCGGCGCAGATCGCCGCGTTCTTTTCGCGCGCCAAGCATGCCGGTCTGGTGCCGGTCGTCTACGCCGAAGTCCGCCACGTGAAAAAGCCGTGCAAGTCCGCCCCCGGAACAGTCCGTCTGGAGCGGGAGAAGTCGGTCATGGTCGCGCCGCTCCCCCCGCCGGGGTACCACGCCGGCGGGGAGACAACGCAATGACCTTGGCGTTTCGGCATTCAGGTACTATATTGAGGCGAGAATTCAAGTTAAGCGAGCCCGACCATATGAAACTGCGTCTGATCATCATTGCTGCCCTTGTGCTTCTCTTCGTCGGCGTCGGGGCCATGTATCTGAGCGGCAACCTCAACATCGTCAACCCGGTCAAGCCCCAAGTCGAGGAGCAGATCGACGAGGCGACCTTCGTGCGCGCCTATGTGGAGCTGGCAATCCTCGCCGAGACCTCGCCGATCGGCTCACCCGAATACGAGGAGGCCAAGACCCGGATCCTCGGCGGCTTGGGAGTGACACCGGAAGAGGTCGAACAGCAACTGGCATCGTACAACAACCGTCCCGACCAATGGCGGCCGATCTGGGAGAAGATCCAAGCGGAGTTGGCCAAACGGTCGCAAACGATGTCGGGCGAGGCCGCCACAGGTCGAGACTCCGCTCACTAAGAGGCCCCCAAAGGGGCGACAGATATCAGCCCACGGCGCCAGCCGTGGGACTTGGAATCACCGAGAAAGGCAAGCCCCGAAGGGGCGGCAAAAAGTAGCCCACGGCGCCAGCCGTGGGACGAATGCGGCGCGGGCGAAAAATCCCACCCTTCGAATGGGGCACCGAGGGCCTCATCTACACCGTCCACCCCTCACCCAACGTGAACGCTCCCGTAACGTGCGTGAGTGCCCGCTTCCGGCCGCGTGCAGGTGGACCGATCGCAATGGCATCGAACCGGAACTCCCGATGTCGCGGTTTTAGGGCAACCCTGTAGGCCGCGGCCGCACGTGCGATCGCCGCCTGTTTCCGGGACGGTATCCATGTGACAGGGTCGCCGAACCGCGTCGTGCGGGCAGTTTTAACCTCGACGAAGACCAGACAATCCCCGTCCTCGACGATCAGATCGATCTCGTTTCTGGTCTGCGGTGAGCGCCAGTTGCGCGCGACGATGACGTACCCCTTGCCTTCGAGGTAGTCGGCGGCAATCCCCTCCCCGGCTCGGCCGGGCGGCGACATCTGTCGCGAGGTCGGTTTCGCCACGCGCGTACGCAACTATTCATCCCATCAAGACGAGAGAACCCTGCCGCCAATCGCGCACCGGCGCGAAGCTCCGGCGGTGAATCGGCGACGGGCCGAGGCGCCGCAGCGCCTCCAGGTGCTCGGCGGTGGCGTATCCTTTGTGCCGCGCAAATCCATATCCCGGATACGAGGCGTCATACTCCTCCATCACCCGGTCACGGATCTCCTTGGCCAGAATCGAAGCGGCTCCGATCGAGAGACTCGCACGATCTCCGCCGATGATGGCACGCTGCGGCCAGTCGATCTCGGGGATGTGCGCCTTGCCATCGACCAACACGCCCTGGGGAACAACCGGAAGCTGGGACAACGCCCGGCGCATCGCCAGGAACGTCGCCCGCAGAATATTCATGCGGTCAATGTCCGCCGGGTCCACCGACCCGACACCCCATGCCGTTGCGCCGGAGGCGATCCGTGGATAGAGGGCCAGACGCTGCGCCGGCGTGAGTGTCTTGGAGTCGGCGATCCCGGGATCATCGAAGTGCTCATCGAGGATCACGGCGACGGCGATCACCGGCCCGGCCAGCGGGCCGCGACCGACTTCATCCACCCCCGCGACACGCGCGATTCCGCCGTTCCAGAAATGGCGCTCGAAGTGCCAACGGTCCATCTGGACCCTCTACTACTGCGCCGCGACTGATGATCAACGTGAAATCTCCGGCCCTCACGGAGAGGAACCGGAGGTTATGCAGAACGTGCCCTCAGCGCTGCGCTTTGGGCAACGGCTTACGACCGTTTTCAACATATGCCTTGAATCGCTCGAACAGGAAATGCCGCCAGGCACCGTCAACAGCCGTCGCCCAGCCGGCGGCGATCTGACCAAAGGCACGTACGGTCAGCGTCACGCGGGTGCTGTCTGTCCCCAAGGGAGCAAACTCCACCGAGTGGACCATCGAGAGTGGCTGCCCGGACAGTCCCAGTTGCCCCACGAATCGGAGGAGCTTGCCGCGGTCGGCATAGGTGACCGTGGCATGGAGTGCCCCATGGCCGGATGCGTCGAAGGTCTCGTAGAATCCGCCTCCCGGTTTCGGCTCGATGTACAGCGCACGTGGCGATTCCGAAAACGAATGATCCCACCATCCTGAGATGTCGCCGGTCATGGCATCGAAGATGGTGGTCGGCACGCCCGGCAGATCGAGCTCGTGGATGACGGTGAAACCGGTCGAACTGCTGTCGCGAATCGCGGCGCGGCCGTCACCACACACCATCAGCCAAAGCGCCGCAACCGCCAATGGAAATGCGACCCGCGAAGGACACGGCAGTCTACTCACCACCCTCGGCTCTCTCGGTCTCACCCTTGCGCTCCTTGACCTTCGCCGAGCGGCCGGTCAGACCGCGCATGTAGAATAACTTGGCGCGACGGACCTTCCCCTGCTTGAGGACTTCCACCTTGGCGACATGCGGCGAATGCAGAGGGAAGATGCGTTCCACGCCAATCCCGGCCGAGAGCTTGCGCACCGTGAAGCTGGCGCCCGCCCCGCTGCCGCGACGCTGGATCACCGTCCCCTGGAACACCTGGATGCGCTCCTTGTCGCCCTCTTTGATCTTCACGTGCACGCGCACGACGTCGCCCGCGTTGAACGGTACGATCGGGGTTTCCCGTTCGGGCAGCCCGACCGTGGTCACATCAATCATGGCTTTGCTCCTTCTTGTCCCGGTATCACTTCCGAATCAACTCTCAATCTTGTTCGCGTTCCCCGGCGTCGCGGGTGCCAGGAGATCCGGGCGAAAGCGACGGGTCATGGCCTCGGCCTGTTCTTGTCGCCATGCCGCCACCTGCGCGTGATGTCCCGACACCAGCACATCCGGGACATCCAGCCCGCGCCATTGGGCCGGGCGCGTATACTGGGGCGCGCCGAGACCGCCGTCGCCGCGCACGAACGAATCGCCGCGAGCCGATTCATCGTTCCTCAGAAAACCCGGCCGTCGCCGCGCGATCGCCTCGACCATGACCATCGCCGGCAACTCCCCGCCGGAAAGGACATAGTCGCCGATACTGTAGCGCCGCGGCCTCAGGTATTCGAAGACGCGTTCATCTATCCCCGTGTAATGACCGCAGACAAAGATCAAATGCTCTTCGCCCGACAACTCATCGGCGGCATGTTGGTCAAAACAGGGCCCCTGCGCCGTGGGGACAATGCAAACGCCATCGCCTCCGACCACCCCGCGCAAGTCTTCCACCGCCCGTGCAATCGGCTCCGCCTTCAGGATCATACCGCCGCCGCCCCCGAAGGGCGCATCATCGATCGTGCGATGGACAGGATCATCGGAGTAATCTCGCAGATCATGCACGCTCACGGCCAGAATTCCCTGATCCATCGCCCGCGCCATCAGCGATTCACCCAGAAAGCCGGCAAACATCGGCGGGAACGCCGTCACGATATCAATGCGCAAGGTCACGTCTGTCGTCGTCAGTCCACCATCCCCGGAATCGGGGCAATCACCATCCGTCCGCCTGCTGGGTCAATCGACTGGATGAAGACGTCGACCGCCGGTATGAGGAACTCACGGTCGCCATCACGGCACACATAGACATCACTGGCCGGCGCCTCGATGATTCCGGTAATCGTTCCCACAAGCTGACCGTCCGTGGTCTCCACTCTCAGCCCGATGATCTGATCGTGGAAGAACTCACCGTCCGGAGGCTTGGCCCGCTCCTCCGCGGCGATTTCCAGATCGCCTCCCAGCCAAGTCGCCACATCCTCGGGCCGCGTCACTTCCTCCGTCTGAATGAGTACGCAGTCCGGCAAAATCTGCACCGACCGCACGACGGCCGCCAGCGTCTTGTTCCCGCGCGTCAAAACGACCTGGCGCAGTCGCGTGAA
This genomic window from Candidatus Zixiibacteriota bacterium contains:
- a CDS encoding NFACT RNA binding domain-containing protein, with protein sequence MKIIGWHLLRLTAEAGRDLVGMTVESIRRDATHGRFLLILGSSRGKRYLVLGTRTHSAFIWSKHKTDIHGFGEYMSTESFNRLRGRRLTSVVMPGPDRLVELHWAKSGPDGAEDTLLLIVSWTGAAGNLWLVDPTDRGILEYGHRPKDGPPRAMFVAPPVPALADWRTLTFSDYLHLRRQNADLPAQVFWHRHIWGIDAALARQIAQQMTASTQSEATVEPSWSPIYWREFENLVGTLRMATAPDGTIFLPADDWNAEHIRVAAAADMVPDQAVCRPLAGLLALCDLHAGREVEGKDSEAALNTAIDRRRNELGRRVAALQQAIDREGEARQWQHCCELLNAYRQLLRRGMPQLNVADWETGTSISIPLDPALGPQENIAAAHERARRLRRAAERARSQIDAVRREHERWTRVSAAMLDKTPSETLVAEVSAELGLSRPSTRPRVARPEPRLPYREFAIGIDRVWVGRSSRDNDTLTLHHARPDDLFLHAQACPGSHVILKRRQRGIDFDQQTIVAAAQIAAFFSRAKHAGLVPVVYAEVRHVKKPCKSAPGTVRLEREKSVMVAPLPPPGYHAGGETTQ
- a CDS encoding YraN family protein produces the protein MRTRVAKPTSRQMSPPGRAGEGIAADYLEGKGYVIVARNWRSPQTRNEIDLIVEDGDCLVFVEVKTARTTRFGDPVTWIPSRKQAAIARAAAAYRVALKPRHREFRFDAIAIGPPARGRKRALTHVTGAFTLGEGWTV
- a CDS encoding ribonuclease HII yields the protein MDRWHFERHFWNGGIARVAGVDEVGRGPLAGPVIAVAVILDEHFDDPGIADSKTLTPAQRLALYPRIASGATAWGVGSVDPADIDRMNILRATFLAMRRALSQLPVVPQGVLVDGKAHIPEIDWPQRAIIGGDRASLSIGAASILAKEIRDRVMEEYDASYPGYGFARHKGYATAEHLEALRRLGPSPIHRRSFAPVRDWRQGSLVLMG
- the rplS gene encoding 50S ribosomal protein L19, which codes for MIDVTTVGLPERETPIVPFNAGDVVRVHVKIKEGDKERIQVFQGTVIQRRGSGAGASFTVRKLSAGIGVERIFPLHSPHVAKVEVLKQGKVRRAKLFYMRGLTGRSAKVKERKGETERAEGGE
- the trmD gene encoding tRNA (guanosine(37)-N1)-methyltransferase TrmD gives rise to the protein MTLRIDIVTAFPPMFAGFLGESLMARAMDQGILAVSVHDLRDYSDDPVHRTIDDAPFGGGGGMILKAEPIARAVEDLRGVVGGDGVCIVPTAQGPCFDQHAADELSGEEHLIFVCGHYTGIDERVFEYLRPRRYSIGDYVLSGGELPAMVMVEAIARRRPGFLRNDESARGDSFVRGDGGLGAPQYTRPAQWRGLDVPDVLVSGHHAQVAAWRQEQAEAMTRRFRPDLLAPATPGNANKIES
- the rimM gene encoding ribosome maturation factor RimM (Essential for efficient processing of 16S rRNA); translated protein: MATTPERIALGRIGRSHGVTGAFRVWPYADDFERFTRLRQVVLTRGNKTLAAVVRSVQILPDCVLIQTEEVTRPEDVATWLGGDLEIAAEERAKPPDGEFFHDQIIGLRVETTDGQLVGTITGIIEAPASDVYVCRDGDREFLIPAVDVFIQSIDPAGGRMVIAPIPGMVD